The DNA region TCCTGACCGCCGCACTGATCGCCGGGTTGGGGGCCGGAATGGGCGCCTGCACCCCGACCGTCAAGGTCGAGGCGCCCGACAAGCCCATCGAGATCAACCTGAACATCCGGATCGAGCAGGAAGTCCGGGTGAAGGTCGAACGCGACCTGGAAAAGGCCATCGCGGACGATCCGGCCCTGTTCGGCCTGCCGCCGGCCCAGGACGGCTCGGGCGGTGCGAAGGGAGGGAAAAAGCCATGAAGCGCATGCTTGCCGCCGCCGGGCTGGTCCTGGCGCTTGCCCTGTCGGGTCCCGCCCCGGCGCCGGCCCAGGATGCCCTGGGCGCCGCCAAGGCCGCCGGGCAGATCGGCGAACGTCCGGATGGGCTGGTCGGGGCGGTCCCGGGCGCGCCGGCCGCCGCGGCCCAACTCGCCGAGCAGGTCAACGCCCAGCGCATCGCCCGCTACCGCGAGATCGCCGGAAGCAACGGCACCTCGGTGGATCAGGTCCAGGCCCTGGCCGGAAAGCAGCTGATCGAGCGGACCCCCGCCGGCCAGTATGTGCTGTCGGGCGGGCGCTGGGTCCGCAAGTAAGCCGCCAAGGGGCATGATCGCCGACCTCCGCACGCGGATCGGGGAGTGCCGCAAGGCGCTGGCCGCCGCGCCGGGCGAGTCCGGAGCGCTAGCCGGGCTGTTCGACGCGCTCGACGCGCTGGGCGAGCCCGGAACCCCGGAGGAGGCGGTGGCCCGCTCCGCCTTCGGCGAGGCGTTGCGGCGGCAGGGTCGGGCGGCCGAGGCCGAGGCGCACCATCGCGCCGCCCTGTCCTGGCTGCCGGATTTCGGCGGCAACCATTTCAATCTGGGCCTGACTCT from Azospirillum brasilense includes:
- a CDS encoding YnbE family lipoprotein, with amino-acid sequence MRHTVRSRRVLTAALIAGLGAGMGACTPTVKVEAPDKPIEINLNIRIEQEVRVKVERDLEKAIADDPALFGLPPAQDGSGGAKGGKKP
- a CDS encoding YdbL family protein, giving the protein MKRMLAAAGLVLALALSGPAPAPAQDALGAAKAAGQIGERPDGLVGAVPGAPAAAAQLAEQVNAQRIARYREIAGSNGTSVDQVQALAGKQLIERTPAGQYVLSGGRWVRK